From Syngnathoides biaculeatus isolate LvHL_M chromosome 19, ASM1980259v1, whole genome shotgun sequence, a single genomic window includes:
- the xylb gene encoding xylulose kinase isoform X1 gives MDCVILNVIRSIFRKMKKKKTLQGVIQSQRGSVPLKSSNHHQGPCPFKSATPPPPVGLCKMAAEPGGEVYLGFDFSTQQLKVVAIDHNLNVIHQNQVEFDSQLPEFRTEGGVHAGADGLTVTSPVLMWVEALDLLLEQMRESGFDFSRVRALSGSGQQHGSVYWKNGAAATLGRLCPRLSLSCQLQDCFSVRDCPVWMDSSTGRQCERLQEAVGGAAALADVTGSRAYERFTASQIAKMCEERPQEFRDTERISLVSSFAASLFLGAYAAIDYSDGSGMNLLDIRSKKWSEACLEAVRPGLDRLLGTPLPSASVLGAVSSYWVGRFGFSDTCAVVAFTGDNPASLAGMRLQQGDLAVSLGTSDTAFVWLQDARPAPEGHVFVNPVDWRHFMALLCFKNGSLTRERLRNRCAGASWERFSAALRQTPLGNDGFVGFYFDVMEITPPALGVHLFDADDNEVSSMSPEMEVRALVEGQFLSRRLHAERLGYSIIPGSRILATGGASRNKDILQVLCDVFDAPVYTADVSNSACLGSAYRALHGVRRDAATFRPIGEEGPAEAPPLSRRRTLIGRHDASHNNRSALEASMTSLHHIPVTPIAQRLATCACVTSIGGGGGGRGHPLCSPFCH, from the exons ATGGATTGtgtaattttaaatgtaatcagATCCATCTtccgaaaaatgaaaaaaaaaaaaacgttgcaaGGAGTCATCCAATCACAACGAGGGTCTGTCCCTCTGAAGTCATCCAATCACCACCAGGGGCCGTGTCCCTTTAAAAGTGCGACTCCGCCCCCTCCGGTCGGGCTGTGCAAGATGGCGGCCGAGCCCGGAGGTGAAGTTTATCTGGGCTTCGACTTCAGCACCCAGCag cTAAAGGTGGTCGCGATCGATCACAACCTCAACGTGATCCATCAGAACCAAGTGGAGTTTGACTCGCAACTTCCGGAGTTCAG GACGGAGGGGGGCGTCCACGCGGGCGCTGACGGTCTGACGGTCACGTCGCCCGTCCTGATGTGGGTGGAG GCGCTGGACCTGCTGCTGGAGCAGATGCGGGAATCGGGCTTTGACTTCTCCAGGGTGCGAGCGCTGTCGGGCAGCGGTCAG CAACACGGCAGCGTGTACTGGAAAAACGGAGCGGCCGCGACGCTCGGGCGGCTCTGCCCCCGTTTGAGTCTGAGCTGCCAGCTCCAG GACTGCTTCTCCGTGCGCGACTGCCCCGTgtggatggactccagcaccGGGCGGCAGTGTGAGCGCCTGCAGGAGGCAGTAGGGGGCGCCGCCGCGCTGGCAGACGTCACGGGCTCCAGGGCCTACGAG CGTTTCACAGCAAGTCAAATTGCCAAAATGTGCGAGGAACGACCGCAAGAGTTCCGGGACACTGAG AGGATCTCATTGGTCAGCAGCTTCGCGGCGTCGCTCTTCCTCGGCGCTTACGCCGCCATCGACTACAGTGACG GTTCCGGAATGAACCTTCTGGACATCAGGAGCAAAAAGTGGAGCGAGGCGTGCCTGGAGGCCGTGCGTCCCGGCCTGGACCGCCTGCTGGGAACGCCGCTGCCGTCCGCGTCCGTGCTG GGCGCCGTGTCATCCTACTGGGTCGGCAGGTTCGGGTTCTCGGACACGTGTGCGGTGGTTGCCTTCACCGGAGACAACCCAG CGTCGCTGGCAGGAATGAGACTCCAGCAGGGAGATCTGGCT GTGAGTCTGGGTACGAGCGACACGGCGTTCGTGTGGCTGCAGGACGCCCGTCCGGCCCCGGAAGGTCACGTGTTTGTCAACCCTGTGGACTGGCGGCACTTCATGGCCTTGCTGTG CTTCAAGAACGGATCGTTGACCCGCGAGCGGCTGAGGAACCGCTGCGCCGGAGCGTCGTGGGAGCGTTTCTCCGCCGCTTTGAGACAAACTCCTCTCGGAAACGACGGCTTCGTCG gcttttattttgacgtGATGGAGATCACCCCCCCGGCGTTGGGCGTTCACCTCTTCGACGCAGACGACAACGAG GTGTCGTCCATGAGCCCCGAGATGGAGGTGCGGGCCTTGGTGGAGGGTCAGTTCCTGTCACGGCGACTGCACGCCGAGCGTCTGGGCTACTCCATCA TTCCAGGAAGTCGAATTCTGGCGACGGGCGGAGCCTCGCGCAACAAAGACATCCTGCAG GTGCTGTGCGACGTCTTCGACGCCCCGGTTTACACCGCGGACGTGTCCAATTCCGCTTGCCTGGGCTCCGCCTACAGAGCGCTGCACG GTGTACGACGAGATGCTGCAACGTTTCGCCCGATTGGAGAAGAAGGTCCTGCGGAAGCTCCGCCCCTGAGCAGACGACGTACTCTCATTGGCCGACATGATGCATCCCATAATAACAGGTCCGCCCTTGAGGCGTCAATGACATCACTTCACCACATTCCCGTCACCCCAATTGCGCAAAGGTTGGCAACATGCGCATGTGTGACTtctattgggggggggggggggggcagggggcaCCCCCTTTGCTCGCCCTTTTGTCATTAA
- the xylb gene encoding xylulose kinase isoform X2: protein MDCVILNVIRSIFRKMKKKKTLQGVIQSQRGSVPLKSSNHHQGPCPFKSATPPPPVGLCKMAAEPGGEVYLGFDFSTQQLKVVAIDHNLNVIHQNQVEFDSQLPEFRTEGGVHAGADGLTVTSPVLMWVEALDLLLEQMRESGFDFSRVRALSGSGQQHGSVYWKNGAAATLGRLCPRLSLSCQLQDCFSVRDCPVWMDSSTGRQCERLQEAVGGAAALADVTGSRAYERFTASQIAKMCEERPQEFRDTERISLVSSFAASLFLGAYAAIDYSDGSGMNLLDIRSKKWSEACLEAVRPGLDRLLGTPLPSASVLGAVSSYWVGRFGFSDTCAVVAFTGDNPASLAGMRLQQGDLAVSLGTSDTAFVWLQDARPAPEGHVFVNPVDWRHFMALLCFKNGSLTRERLRNRCAGASWERFSAALRQTPLGNDGFVGFYFDVMEITPPALGVHLFDADDNEVSSMSPEMEVRALVEGQFLSRRLHAERLGYSIIPGSRILATGGASRNKDILQVLCDVFDAPVYTADVSNSACLGSAYRALHGLLDQSGMSFFDVLKKAPEARLSATPHPRAQQVYDEMLQRFARLEKKVLRKLRP, encoded by the exons ATGGATTGtgtaattttaaatgtaatcagATCCATCTtccgaaaaatgaaaaaaaaaaaaacgttgcaaGGAGTCATCCAATCACAACGAGGGTCTGTCCCTCTGAAGTCATCCAATCACCACCAGGGGCCGTGTCCCTTTAAAAGTGCGACTCCGCCCCCTCCGGTCGGGCTGTGCAAGATGGCGGCCGAGCCCGGAGGTGAAGTTTATCTGGGCTTCGACTTCAGCACCCAGCag cTAAAGGTGGTCGCGATCGATCACAACCTCAACGTGATCCATCAGAACCAAGTGGAGTTTGACTCGCAACTTCCGGAGTTCAG GACGGAGGGGGGCGTCCACGCGGGCGCTGACGGTCTGACGGTCACGTCGCCCGTCCTGATGTGGGTGGAG GCGCTGGACCTGCTGCTGGAGCAGATGCGGGAATCGGGCTTTGACTTCTCCAGGGTGCGAGCGCTGTCGGGCAGCGGTCAG CAACACGGCAGCGTGTACTGGAAAAACGGAGCGGCCGCGACGCTCGGGCGGCTCTGCCCCCGTTTGAGTCTGAGCTGCCAGCTCCAG GACTGCTTCTCCGTGCGCGACTGCCCCGTgtggatggactccagcaccGGGCGGCAGTGTGAGCGCCTGCAGGAGGCAGTAGGGGGCGCCGCCGCGCTGGCAGACGTCACGGGCTCCAGGGCCTACGAG CGTTTCACAGCAAGTCAAATTGCCAAAATGTGCGAGGAACGACCGCAAGAGTTCCGGGACACTGAG AGGATCTCATTGGTCAGCAGCTTCGCGGCGTCGCTCTTCCTCGGCGCTTACGCCGCCATCGACTACAGTGACG GTTCCGGAATGAACCTTCTGGACATCAGGAGCAAAAAGTGGAGCGAGGCGTGCCTGGAGGCCGTGCGTCCCGGCCTGGACCGCCTGCTGGGAACGCCGCTGCCGTCCGCGTCCGTGCTG GGCGCCGTGTCATCCTACTGGGTCGGCAGGTTCGGGTTCTCGGACACGTGTGCGGTGGTTGCCTTCACCGGAGACAACCCAG CGTCGCTGGCAGGAATGAGACTCCAGCAGGGAGATCTGGCT GTGAGTCTGGGTACGAGCGACACGGCGTTCGTGTGGCTGCAGGACGCCCGTCCGGCCCCGGAAGGTCACGTGTTTGTCAACCCTGTGGACTGGCGGCACTTCATGGCCTTGCTGTG CTTCAAGAACGGATCGTTGACCCGCGAGCGGCTGAGGAACCGCTGCGCCGGAGCGTCGTGGGAGCGTTTCTCCGCCGCTTTGAGACAAACTCCTCTCGGAAACGACGGCTTCGTCG gcttttattttgacgtGATGGAGATCACCCCCCCGGCGTTGGGCGTTCACCTCTTCGACGCAGACGACAACGAG GTGTCGTCCATGAGCCCCGAGATGGAGGTGCGGGCCTTGGTGGAGGGTCAGTTCCTGTCACGGCGACTGCACGCCGAGCGTCTGGGCTACTCCATCA TTCCAGGAAGTCGAATTCTGGCGACGGGCGGAGCCTCGCGCAACAAAGACATCCTGCAG GTGCTGTGCGACGTCTTCGACGCCCCGGTTTACACCGCGGACGTGTCCAATTCCGCTTGCCTGGGCTCCGCCTACAGAGCGCTGCACG GTCTGCTCGACCAATCGGGAATGTCCTTTTTTGACGTCCTGAAGAAAGCTCCCGAAGCCCGACTTTCCGCCACACCGCATCCCCGTGCGCAGCAG GTGTACGACGAGATGCTGCAACGTTTCGCCCGATTGGAGAAGAAGGTCCTGCGGAAGCTCCGCCCCTGA
- the xylb gene encoding xylulose kinase isoform X3 gives MDCVILNVIRSIFRKMKKKKTLQGVIQSQRGSVPLKSSNHHQGPCPFKSATPPPPVGLCKMAAEPGGEVYLGFDFSTQQLKVVAIDHNLNVIHQNQVEFDSQLPEFRTEGGVHAGADGLTVTSPVLMWVEALDLLLEQMRESGFDFSRVRALSGSGQQHGSVYWKNGAAATLGRLCPRLSLSCQLQDCFSVRDCPVWMDSSTGRQCERLQEAVGGAAALADVTGSRAYERFTASQIAKMCEERPQEFRDTERISLVSSFAASLFLGAYAAIDYSDGSGMNLLDIRSKKWSEACLEAVRPGLDRLLGTPLPSASVLGAVSSYWVGRFGFSDTCAVVAFTGDNPASLAGMRLQQGDLAVSLGTSDTAFVWLQDARPAPEGHVFVNPVDWRHFMALLCFKNGSLTRERLRNRCAGASWERFSAALRQTPLGNDGFVGFYFDVMEITPPALGVHLFDADDNEVSSMSPEMEVRALVEGQFLSRRLHAERLGYSIIPGSRILATGGASRNKDILQVLCDVFDAPVYTADVSNSACLGSAYRALHGLLDQSGMSFFDVLKKAPEARLSATPHPRAQQAVAVHQGAPTPTLNSG, from the exons ATGGATTGtgtaattttaaatgtaatcagATCCATCTtccgaaaaatgaaaaaaaaaaaaacgttgcaaGGAGTCATCCAATCACAACGAGGGTCTGTCCCTCTGAAGTCATCCAATCACCACCAGGGGCCGTGTCCCTTTAAAAGTGCGACTCCGCCCCCTCCGGTCGGGCTGTGCAAGATGGCGGCCGAGCCCGGAGGTGAAGTTTATCTGGGCTTCGACTTCAGCACCCAGCag cTAAAGGTGGTCGCGATCGATCACAACCTCAACGTGATCCATCAGAACCAAGTGGAGTTTGACTCGCAACTTCCGGAGTTCAG GACGGAGGGGGGCGTCCACGCGGGCGCTGACGGTCTGACGGTCACGTCGCCCGTCCTGATGTGGGTGGAG GCGCTGGACCTGCTGCTGGAGCAGATGCGGGAATCGGGCTTTGACTTCTCCAGGGTGCGAGCGCTGTCGGGCAGCGGTCAG CAACACGGCAGCGTGTACTGGAAAAACGGAGCGGCCGCGACGCTCGGGCGGCTCTGCCCCCGTTTGAGTCTGAGCTGCCAGCTCCAG GACTGCTTCTCCGTGCGCGACTGCCCCGTgtggatggactccagcaccGGGCGGCAGTGTGAGCGCCTGCAGGAGGCAGTAGGGGGCGCCGCCGCGCTGGCAGACGTCACGGGCTCCAGGGCCTACGAG CGTTTCACAGCAAGTCAAATTGCCAAAATGTGCGAGGAACGACCGCAAGAGTTCCGGGACACTGAG AGGATCTCATTGGTCAGCAGCTTCGCGGCGTCGCTCTTCCTCGGCGCTTACGCCGCCATCGACTACAGTGACG GTTCCGGAATGAACCTTCTGGACATCAGGAGCAAAAAGTGGAGCGAGGCGTGCCTGGAGGCCGTGCGTCCCGGCCTGGACCGCCTGCTGGGAACGCCGCTGCCGTCCGCGTCCGTGCTG GGCGCCGTGTCATCCTACTGGGTCGGCAGGTTCGGGTTCTCGGACACGTGTGCGGTGGTTGCCTTCACCGGAGACAACCCAG CGTCGCTGGCAGGAATGAGACTCCAGCAGGGAGATCTGGCT GTGAGTCTGGGTACGAGCGACACGGCGTTCGTGTGGCTGCAGGACGCCCGTCCGGCCCCGGAAGGTCACGTGTTTGTCAACCCTGTGGACTGGCGGCACTTCATGGCCTTGCTGTG CTTCAAGAACGGATCGTTGACCCGCGAGCGGCTGAGGAACCGCTGCGCCGGAGCGTCGTGGGAGCGTTTCTCCGCCGCTTTGAGACAAACTCCTCTCGGAAACGACGGCTTCGTCG gcttttattttgacgtGATGGAGATCACCCCCCCGGCGTTGGGCGTTCACCTCTTCGACGCAGACGACAACGAG GTGTCGTCCATGAGCCCCGAGATGGAGGTGCGGGCCTTGGTGGAGGGTCAGTTCCTGTCACGGCGACTGCACGCCGAGCGTCTGGGCTACTCCATCA TTCCAGGAAGTCGAATTCTGGCGACGGGCGGAGCCTCGCGCAACAAAGACATCCTGCAG GTGCTGTGCGACGTCTTCGACGCCCCGGTTTACACCGCGGACGTGTCCAATTCCGCTTGCCTGGGCTCCGCCTACAGAGCGCTGCACG GTCTGCTCGACCAATCGGGAATGTCCTTTTTTGACGTCCTGAAGAAAGCTCCCGAAGCCCGACTTTCCGCCACACCGCATCCCCGTGCGCAGCAG GCTGTGGCAGTCCACCAGGGGGCGCCAACACCTACACTCAACTCAGGCTAA
- the xylb gene encoding xylulose kinase isoform X4, with protein sequence MWVEALDLLLEQMRESGFDFSRVRALSGSGQQHGSVYWKNGAAATLGRLCPRLSLSCQLQDCFSVRDCPVWMDSSTGRQCERLQEAVGGAAALADVTGSRAYERFTASQIAKMCEERPQEFRDTERISLVSSFAASLFLGAYAAIDYSDGSGMNLLDIRSKKWSEACLEAVRPGLDRLLGTPLPSASVLGAVSSYWVGRFGFSDTCAVVAFTGDNPASLAGMRLQQGDLAVSLGTSDTAFVWLQDARPAPEGHVFVNPVDWRHFMALLCFKNGSLTRERLRNRCAGASWERFSAALRQTPLGNDGFVGFYFDVMEITPPALGVHLFDADDNEVSSMSPEMEVRALVEGQFLSRRLHAERLGYSIIPGSRILATGGASRNKDILQVLCDVFDAPVYTADVSNSACLGSAYRALHGVRRDAATFRPIGEEGPAEAPPLSRRRTLIGRHDASHNNRSALEASMTSLHHIPVTPIAQRLATCACVTSIGGGGGGRGHPLCSPFCH encoded by the exons ATGTGGGTGGAG GCGCTGGACCTGCTGCTGGAGCAGATGCGGGAATCGGGCTTTGACTTCTCCAGGGTGCGAGCGCTGTCGGGCAGCGGTCAG CAACACGGCAGCGTGTACTGGAAAAACGGAGCGGCCGCGACGCTCGGGCGGCTCTGCCCCCGTTTGAGTCTGAGCTGCCAGCTCCAG GACTGCTTCTCCGTGCGCGACTGCCCCGTgtggatggactccagcaccGGGCGGCAGTGTGAGCGCCTGCAGGAGGCAGTAGGGGGCGCCGCCGCGCTGGCAGACGTCACGGGCTCCAGGGCCTACGAG CGTTTCACAGCAAGTCAAATTGCCAAAATGTGCGAGGAACGACCGCAAGAGTTCCGGGACACTGAG AGGATCTCATTGGTCAGCAGCTTCGCGGCGTCGCTCTTCCTCGGCGCTTACGCCGCCATCGACTACAGTGACG GTTCCGGAATGAACCTTCTGGACATCAGGAGCAAAAAGTGGAGCGAGGCGTGCCTGGAGGCCGTGCGTCCCGGCCTGGACCGCCTGCTGGGAACGCCGCTGCCGTCCGCGTCCGTGCTG GGCGCCGTGTCATCCTACTGGGTCGGCAGGTTCGGGTTCTCGGACACGTGTGCGGTGGTTGCCTTCACCGGAGACAACCCAG CGTCGCTGGCAGGAATGAGACTCCAGCAGGGAGATCTGGCT GTGAGTCTGGGTACGAGCGACACGGCGTTCGTGTGGCTGCAGGACGCCCGTCCGGCCCCGGAAGGTCACGTGTTTGTCAACCCTGTGGACTGGCGGCACTTCATGGCCTTGCTGTG CTTCAAGAACGGATCGTTGACCCGCGAGCGGCTGAGGAACCGCTGCGCCGGAGCGTCGTGGGAGCGTTTCTCCGCCGCTTTGAGACAAACTCCTCTCGGAAACGACGGCTTCGTCG gcttttattttgacgtGATGGAGATCACCCCCCCGGCGTTGGGCGTTCACCTCTTCGACGCAGACGACAACGAG GTGTCGTCCATGAGCCCCGAGATGGAGGTGCGGGCCTTGGTGGAGGGTCAGTTCCTGTCACGGCGACTGCACGCCGAGCGTCTGGGCTACTCCATCA TTCCAGGAAGTCGAATTCTGGCGACGGGCGGAGCCTCGCGCAACAAAGACATCCTGCAG GTGCTGTGCGACGTCTTCGACGCCCCGGTTTACACCGCGGACGTGTCCAATTCCGCTTGCCTGGGCTCCGCCTACAGAGCGCTGCACG GTGTACGACGAGATGCTGCAACGTTTCGCCCGATTGGAGAAGAAGGTCCTGCGGAAGCTCCGCCCCTGAGCAGACGACGTACTCTCATTGGCCGACATGATGCATCCCATAATAACAGGTCCGCCCTTGAGGCGTCAATGACATCACTTCACCACATTCCCGTCACCCCAATTGCGCAAAGGTTGGCAACATGCGCATGTGTGACTtctattgggggggggggggggggcagggggcaCCCCCTTTGCTCGCCCTTTTGTCATTAA